The DNA window GTCAGCGCCTGGATCATCTCTTCAGCGCTGGCGAAACGCTTATCCAGTCGCGCGTAAGACCGGCGGAACACCTCGTCGAGGTGCTTGGGGCTCTGGCGGTTCAAGTCGCTGGGAACGTCCGTTCCGGCTGGCTTCTCGCCGGTCAGCATCTCGTACAGCACGACGCCACAGGCGAACAGATCGGCGCGGCCGTCGACGGCAGCGCCCTGCCGCTGCTCAGGAGCCATGTATTCGAGCGTGCCGGCGATCTCGCGAGCGTGGTCGCCGCTCGACGATTGCGACAGCGCAATCGATTCGGCCCGCATCGCGGTCGACTTGCCCAGCCCGAAATCGGTCACCTTCACGACCCCTTCGGTGTTGAACCCGTCCTTGAACGCCCGCTCGTGAACGAGGATGTTCTCGGGCTTGATGTCGCGGTGAACGACGTTGTTCTTGTGCGCGTAGGAGAGCCCGGCCAGCACCTGCTTCATCACCGCGATGGCGTCGGTCGGGGTCAGCTTCTTGTTGACGATCAGCGGGCGCAGGCTGGTTCCCGGCACATACTCCATCACCAGGTAGGGCGTCTCGGCGTAGGGGTCAAAACCCATCGCGCGGACGATGTTCGTGTGCTGGAGACCGTGGATCGCCGTCCCCTCTCGCTGAAGATCGCGGACGTAGTTGGGATCGGTCGGGATCTTGACCGCCACGAGCTGGTCGTGCCAGACGTGGTGGTTGGCTTTCCAGACTTCACCGAACGCGCCGGAAGCGATTCGCTCCTGGAGCACGTGCTCCCCGACACGTTGATTGGCATTAGGCATCTGTCATCTCCCGCTACACTGAACTGCACGTACCGACTCTGGAACTCACGCACCCATCAAGTGCAACGCACCTTCAACTCCAACGCATCCAGCATTCGACGACCCGGCGAGTCCCGTCCCAAATCCAGGCCAGCCACTCACCGATCGTCCCCAGCGTTCTGCGGATCGGGCCGGGTTCGTAGACGGCCCGCCATCCGGTCATCGGGCGATCCAACGCGGGTGCGTCCGGCGGTCGCACCGGCGTTCGGGTGCTTCGGACTGTCACGCTCCTCCGAACCGCTCGGCGATCCAGTCGCAGATCAGGATATTATAGACCAACGCCAGCATGACCGCGGCCGCGAAGAAGATCCACGCCGTCGCGCCGCTGATGCCCCAGTCGAACAGCCAGGCGAGCAGAACGGCTTCGACGGCGGTGTAGAAAACGACGAGCGCCGCCCCGGCAAGGTTGTTCTCGAACTTCGCGACCCAGGTGGTGAGGAAGAAGGTCGCCCACGGAGCCGCGCCGACGAGCGCGAACCAGCCCAGCGATTTCCCGGTGCCGCCGAGCCAGGCGCTGCGGACCTCGGGGTCCATGCGCCAAAGGGCGATTGCGGCAGCGATGACAATCACGCTGACGAGCCCGCCGACGATCTTTCCGCCAACTGTCTTGAGGAAGTCCATCCGGGCGGCAAGTTTACCGCATCCGCCGAAGGATTCGCTTATAAACGGACGCGAAAACCAGACATCGACGTAAGCGTCTTAAAGAGAGGGCCTTACAGCGATTCGCCGGCGCCTTGATCGAGCCCGCTCCACGCCCGGGAATCGGAGCGGTCCGGAATTAAAAGGAGGTCTTCGGATCGGTCGTTTTAGTTGCTTGCTCAACCGTTGTATTGCAGTTGATTCCCCGCCCCTCCCGGGCGACGATGCCGGGCATGTACCGACCCGGCCGAGTCAAACGTTTCGATTTCCCGCCGGGGAAGGTCGTCGCCGGCAAGTACCAGATTGAGCGCGAGCTCGGTAGCGGCTGGGAGGGGGAAGTCTATTCCATCGTCGAACGCACGACCGGCATCCGCCGGGCCGCCAAGTTTTACTATCCGCACCGCGATCCCACGGGAAAAGCGGCGATCACCTACGCCCGCAAGCTCGACGCGCTGCGCCACTGTCCGATCCTGATGCAGTATCACCACCAGGAGGTGGCGTACTTCAAAAAGAAGAAGATCACGGTGGTCATCAGCGAGCTCGTCGAAGGGCTCAAGCTCAGCGAGTTTCTGCAACAGCAACCGGGCGGACGGCTCAGCGCGTTCGAAGCGCTACATGTATTGCATACGCTCACCCGGGGTATCGCCCCGATTCACGCCCGCGGCGAGTACCACGGCGACATCCACGAACACAACATCATGATCCGCCGGCAGGGGATCGACTTCGAAGTCAAACTGCTCGACTTCTTCGACCTCGGCCGCCCGGGCAAGGACAAGATTCGTAAGGATGTCCTGAACCTTGTCGAAGTGCTGCACACCATCGTCGGCGGCCGCGAGCACTACGCGACCCAGCCGAAGGTCATCAAGGCGATCGTTCGCGGGCTGAAGGACACGCTGATTCTCCAGCGATTCCAGAGCGCCGGGGACATCCAGCGGCATCTCGAGAATCTCGACTGGGAATGAGCCGTCGAGGGGGCTGCGGGCCCGGGGTGGCCTTCGCCTACAATCCGCCCGCATGAACGTTCTCCCCCTGTTTACGCCGCCCGCCGATCCGGATGCCTGGCACCATGTCACCGCGCCGGGCGGGTATGAATGGTGGTACTTCGACGCGGAAGACGTCAGCGGGCGAATCCAGATCGTCGCGATCTTTCTCGAAGGGTTTGTTTTCCACCCCGGCTACCTTCGGCGGTACGCGAGCTTTCTGCGGCGGCCGACGCGGCGATCACCGCCGACGGCGGGGGATTTTCCCTGCGCGTACTTCGTCGTCTACGAAGACGGCAAGATCGCCGCCCAATTCATGTCGCAGGTCGCCCCGACCGACTTTGCCGCATCCGCCGAGCGAACCGACGTGCGCATCGGCCCGAACCACGTCGGCCGAGATCCTGACGGCACGCTGCGCCTGAAACTGCTGGGCACGCCCTGGAAGCTTACCTGGCAGGGCCCCAAGCTGCTGGGCGATCAGGTGCTGTCGGCGGAGTTGACGTTCCGCCCGCGTGTGCCCGGGCCGGCGATGGAACGGACGTTTCTTTCCCGAAAGCTCTCGGGAGCGGAACACCAGTGGGTGATCGCCGATCCGATGTGCCAGGTGAACGGAACGATCCGCTTCGGTCCGAAGGGCGGGGCGTCTGACGCGGTGCGCGAGATCGCGTTTGCAGGTCGCGGATACCACGATCACAACTACGGCACCGCACCGATCGGCCCGGGGCTGAAGCGATGGGTCTGGGGGCGGGCGATTGCCGACGACCAGATGTATACGTTTCATTTCGCGCGAGCCCGCAATGCCGAGCTTGCCGACGAGATACACCTCGTCCGCGCCGATGTCTCTGGCAGAACGGAACTGGCCGTCAGTCACGCGGCCGTCGATTGGAGTCGCCGCACCGCTGTCGGCCTGGCATACCCGCAGACGATTCACTTCCCGTCGTATCTGAAGCTCACCAGCCCCAGGGTGGTCGATTCGGCACCGTTCTACATGCGCCTTATCTACGAGGCCGAGCTGGAAGGGTCACGACAGACGACGGCATTCTGTGAAGTGGCGTATCCGCATCGGTTGCGCTGGCCTGTTCTCGGACGCATGATCGAGATGTCAATTCATAAGACCGGGTGAGGTTTGGCATCGCCTTGCGATCGCAACTTTGCCGAGTTTGCCCATTTCTCCCGCTTCATTTGACGCTGTTCCAGTCGAATCGTACTTCCATTCCTGTCCGGCTGACCTGCTGATCGCGACGAGCGAAACGCAGGGTACGGCCGGTCGATCGAGGGTCCCCGATAAGGGCTAAGCCATCGAAAGGTGGCGTTCGGGTGTGTTCGCACGCCCGGCCTGCGGGGTCGATCGCGTTTCGCGCGGTTCACTTGTGGACCGTTCGGGCCGCGTCTGACCTTGTGGTGCGCAAAGCGTCCGGTCCGAGCGGTGTCGCCAAAACGACACCGACGGAGCGAGGACGCCGCCGAAAGGATCGCTCGTGTCTGTTTGCCTGAGAGGCCGTTGAGCCTTTCGTGAAGGGCCTTGTCGCTCGCGTTGTGCGGGCTGTGAGGTCTGCAAGGGCATGCACGTCACGACCCGTTCTGTCGGTTCTCCTCGGTTCTGCGTCCAGTTCCGCCCGCACCGGTGTTACCGGCCGTTTGTTCGGCCGGCCGGAGTGTCGCGGACAGAGGCACGTCAAGTGGGCGACCGCTGTTGACGATGCTGGGACTGGCCAGTGCAGGTCTGAATCGGAAGGAGGTTGTCATCCCGCGGTGTGTCCGCCCGGCGGTGCGTTGATCCCAGGATCTTCGCCCGGCACGCGGTACGCCGAACCCCCTTTTCCGCGACTTCCACGGCTCGCATGTCGAACTGGTGGTGAGTCCGGGAGAACCGAAGGAAGTGGTCGGAGTCAGCTCGCCGTTGGCGTGCGCTTCCGACACCGAGTGTCGTGTTGTGTTTGTCGTTGTATCCGGCGACGCGATTCGTGATGGCCGGCCTTGTGCCGCCCCGCGCGTCCCCTTCACAGAAAGGTGTTCCCCATGTATCGCACGATTCGCAAGTCGCGTAGTGGTTTCACGCTCATCGAAATCCTGATCGTCGTCATCATCCTCGGCATTCTGGCCGCGATCGTCATCCCGCAGTTCAGCTCGGCGAGCAACGACGCCCGCAAGAGTAACGTGCAGACGACGGTACAAACGCTCCGCAGCCAGATCGCGCTGTACAAGTTGCAGCACCAGGATGCGTTGCCCGACCTGGTGACCAACTGGGATCAGCTGACGAAGAAGACGGACGCGACCGGTTCGACCACCCCGGCTGTCGGCGCCCAGACCTTTGGCCCTTACATGCAGGACACTCCGGTTAACTCGCTCAACAGCCTGAGCACTGTTGCCAACGGCGACGGCTCGGCCGCCGCGGCGACCTCGGTCGGTTTCGTCTACGACTATGCCGCTGCCGCCGGCACCGGCAAGATCTGGGGCACCGACATCGACGGCAAGACCCTCATCCCCTAATCGGATGAGTGCCTGAGCTCGGCGATTCAAACCTCAAACACCGGCAGGCGGAGTCGTCAAACGCCTGATCAACCCTCCAGCCCGGACGCCTTGCGATCTCGATCGCAGGGTGTCCGGGCGGAGTGCCGGAATGAATGCACCACCCATCGACGTGAACGGCCGGTTGAAGAGGAATCCGTTACCCGCCCCGCAACGCTGCTGCGGCCCCTGCAACGAGGTACCGTCATGACCCGCTCGCATCCCCGATCGTCTGTCGCGACGCGATCCGGCTTCACGCTGATCGAGATCCTGATCGTCGTGATCATCCTTGGGATTCTCGCGTCCATCGTGATGCCCCAGTTCTCCAACGCGTCGACGGCCGCCCGCGAGAGCACCCTCCGCGAAGACCTCCGCTATCTCCGAACCCAGATCGCGTCGTTCAAGTACCAGCACCGCGATGTGGTGCCGGGATATGCCGGCGGAGACCGGTCGGCGACCCCGGACGAAGCGACGTTCCTGGACCAGATGCTGCGGTTCTCCGACGAGTTCTGCACGACGGCCGCCAGCCCCTCGGTCACCGTGCGCTACGGCCCTTACCTGACGAAGATGCCGCCCAACCCGCTCAACGGGAAATCGGGAATTCTGGTTGTGACCGGCGCCTCGATGCCGGCCGCCGACAACAGCCAGCCGCACGGATGGATCTACAACCCCGAACTCGAAAAGCTCCAGGTGAACCTGGAAGGCTTCGACAGCGCCGGAACGCCCTTTGCCAACTATTGAACCTCCGAACGCCCGCGGCGCTGCCGTGGGCCTCACCGCGAAAGGTTGCCTCGTATGAAACCCACGACCACCCAGAAGTTGTTGACCGCAGTTGTCGTGCTCCAGGGCATGCTCCTGGCCGGGCAGTGGCTCGGCTCATCGCCGGCCATGGCGGCCAAGAGCGGCGAACTGAATCTTCCCGATCCGGGCGCACGCCAGCTTCAGATGATCGAAGAGCTGAAGGCGCTCAACGGCAAGGTCGACAAGCTCCACGCCGCCCTGACCAGCGGTCAGTTGCGCGTGAAGGTCGAGAAGGACGAGAAGTAAGAACTGCCGTGGCACGGGCCGTCTGGCCCGTGTCGCCTTGTCAACCTGGCGTGCCTGTGAGCGCTTCGCGTTGACAAGGGTCAGGCCATCCGGCCATAGGCCTCCTGTTGTTCTGGAGTTTCAAATGCCGGCCACCATATCCCGTTCGTCACGTCGCGGCTTCACGCTGATCGAGATACTCGGTGTCGTGGTGATCCTGGGGATCATCAGTGCGACGATCATCCCCCAGATCGCGACCCGCGACGACCAGCGTGCCGCTGCCGCCGCCCGAGTCGTCATGTCGGACCTTCTCTATGCGCAGAATCGGGCGGTGGCGCAGCAGAAAGTGCACTACGTCGTGTTCGACGTCGTCAACAAGAACTACAAGGTCCTCGACAAGTGGTCGCCGGCGACGGTGATCAAAAACCCCGTCGACGGCTCGACCTTCCAGGTTTATTTCGGCGACGCCAGTGCGGGAGGGCTCAAAGAGATGAGCCTGGTGTCGGCTGCATTCGATGGCAACTCGGCAATCGCGTTCGACGCGATGGGCATTCCGCAGTCCGTCAATGCCAGTACCGGTGCGCTGACCCCCATGACCGTGGGCAGGGTGGTCGTGGGCAGCGGGACGTATCAGCTCACCGTGACCGTATCGCCGTTCAGCGGCGAGCTGACGGTCCAGTAACCAGTCAACCAAGTCGCTGGCGAGGGAAAGTGCATCAGATTTCCCGCCGATGAGACTTTTGAATCGTACTCTGATGAAGTCCTCGCCCGTGCATAAGTGATTCGCCGTGAGCCAAGCCAGAGGCGCGACGGATCGAAGCGGGCAGGTGCATGAGAGGGAAGAAGCGTCGCTTTGTGTGTAAGCCGATCCGGTCTCGCCCGGGTCCTCTGGAAGCAGAGGGCACTGGTCGAAACCGGGCAGGCCGTAAGGGTCGGTCGAAAGGGCATCCCGCCCGGCCCCTGCGAGTCGTTTCGAGCGACGATGCCTGGTAAGTACCGTCGAGTCTTCACGCGGCATCCCCATTTCAAAGGCGAAACGCCTCGGGGTCGCGTTGTCAGGACCGTCGGATTGAAGGGAACTGTCATGCGCAAGTGGACCAAAGCCGCCGGGCTTCTTTTTTTGGCCGCGTCGGCCGTTTATTCCGAAGGGGTCCTTCGGGCAGCGCCGGGTAACGAGGCAAAGAACCCGACCAAGTCGAAGGGCCCGGTCGAGGTCAAGCCGCTGGAGGACGCTGCACCTGCATCGACCGATGTGTTTGCCGACCCCACCGGCACCCCGGCCGACAAGGCCGCTCCTTCCACTCAACCGACGGCGGCAGTCGCCGCGCCCAAGCCTGCCGGCGCCACCAGCGTCGCGGTGAAGGACATCGGCACCGTCGAGGTCCACGTGAATGACGCCAGCCTGGTCGAAGTGCTGAAGATGCTTTCGATCCAGAGCCAGAAGAACATCGTCGCGTCGAAGGACGTTCGCGGAACGATCACCGCCAACCTGTACGACGTGACCGTCAAGGAAGCGCTCGACGCGATCCTCAAGAGCAACGGCTACGACTACCGCGAGAAGGGCAACTTCATCTTCGTCTACACCCAGAAGGAACTGGAAGAGATGGAGAAGGCCGCCGCCGTGAAGAAGACGGAAATGTTCCGTCTCTACTACACGCCCGCCGCCAACGCCGCCAACATGATCAAGCCGGTCCTCTCGACCGAAGGCGCCGTGTCGTTCACCACGCCAGCCAAGACCGGAATTGAAGCCGGCGGCTCGGACGTCGGCGGCAACGACCACGCCACCGAAGACTTGCTGGTCGTCACAGACTTCCCCGAACGGCTGGACCAGGTCCGTGCCGTGCTGAAGGAAGTCGACCGCCGGCCGCAGCAGATCCTGGTCGAGGCCGTCATCCTTCGTGCAACCCTGCAGGAAAACAACGACCTCGGTATCGACTTCACGGTGCTCGGCGGTGTCGACTTCAACACCCTTGGCGGCATCGGTTCTGCCACGCCGTCGGGCTCGGGTGTCGACCAGCTCCTCAGCGGGCAGATCATGAACAACTCCGGTGCCGGTGGCATCACCGACGCGGGCGCGTTCGGCGGTCGGGCCGGTGGGTCGGGCCTGAAGCTCGGCTTCGTCAAAAACAACGTGGGCATGTTCCTGTCGGCCTTGGAAGGCGTCACCGACACTGTCGTGATGGCCAACCCCAAGGTGCTCGTGCTTAACAAGCAGAAGGGCGAAGTGCACGTCGGTAGCCAGCAGGGTTACCGCACCGCCGTCGCGACCGAAACACTGACCGCCGACGACGTGAAGTTCCTCGACACCGGTACCCGCCTGGCGTTCCGCCCGTATGTGGGCGACAGCGGATACGTCCGCATGGAAATCCACCCGGAAGATTCCAGCGGTTCGGTCAACGCCCAGGGCCTGCCGAACAAGTTCGTCACCCAGGTGACCAGCAACGTCATGGTGAAGGACGGCCACACGATCGTGATCGGCGGTCTGTTCCGTGAATCGACCGACCGCACCCGCAGCCAGGTGCCGGGCCTCGGCAGCCTGCCGGGCGTCGGGCCGGCCTTCCGCCGTCAGACCGACAACACCGTCCGCGAAGAAGTGATCATCCTGCTGACCCCGCACATTGTGAAGGACGAGAAGTCGTACACGAAGTACAGCGAGGATCAGCTGAAGGAATCAGAGCGTCTGCGCGTCGGTATGCGCAAGGGCCTGATGCCCTGGGGCCGCGAACGAATGGCCGAGGCCTGGTTCGAAAAGGCCCAGTCGGAGCTCCGCAAGGAGAACCCGGACCGCCAGAAGGCGCTCTGGTACCTGAACTCGGCGACCAACCTGAACCCGAAGTTCTCGGAAGCCGTCGACCTGAAGTCGAAGGTGTCGGGGATTGAAGCCTCGGCGAGCGACAACTCGAGCATCAAGCACTTTGTCGCGAAGATGGTGATGGACGAGAAGGGCAAGGAGTTCAAGTATCCGTCCGATACGCCGCCGATCGAAGTGCCTTCCGGCGAGCGGTCGGTGAAGGCCAAGAAGTCGGACTCGGAGCCGAAGGAAGTTTCTGCGCCTTCAAGCCAGCCGGCCCTGGCCGAAGCCCCGGCCACCAAGCCGGTTGAAGCTCCGGTTGCCGCGGGTCCGGCGTCGCAGCCGACCATCGCCGAGCGTAAGCCGGACGTTCCGACCGAGAGTGAACCTGAAGTGGCCAATAAACCCGAGCCGGTCGTTCCTGCGACCAAGCCCGTGGAGCCGGCGACGACGGTTACCGAGTTGCCGATCGAGACGGAACCGAAGTAATCCGGCCCCCCAATCGAGTCGATGAAACCGATGCCGGTCCTCGCGACGAGCGAAGACCGGCATCGGTTCTTTTGTGCTGCGCAGCTCCGGCCCCACAGGGCTGGAAGCTGGTGGCACCCAACAGAGGTCCGCATGTCGTTCCGTTGCATCGCCCAGGCCTTTCTTCCCATCGCGATATTCGTATCCGTCACCGGATGCGGATCGAGCGACAACAAGCCGTCGGAGAAGGAGGTCGCACAGAAGCGCTGGGCGGCCGCCCGGTCCGGCGTGATGGTGACGCTCGCCAAGGACCAGTATCGCAACGGCGACCTGGATCGCGCCCGCACGACGGTGGACGATGCCCTGCGCCTTTCACCGGAGAACCCGCAGGCGCGGCTCGTGTCGGCCAGGCTCTATATCGAGAAGAGCCAGCTCGAATCCGCTGAGCGCGAACTGATCGCCGCCCGCGCCATCACGCCGAACGACGGCGAAGCCTACTACCTCTCGGGCATCGTGATGCAGCGGTGGCAGAAGAACGACAAGGCGTTGGAGAATTACAAGATCGCCTGTGAGAAGTCGCCGGCCGAGCTGGCGTACGTGCTGGCGGTCGCCGAGTCGCTGGTGTCGCTCGATCGGGCTAATGAGGCGTTGGAGCTCCTGCAATCCAAGGCCGACTACTTCGAACACAGCGGAACGATCCGCGATGCGATCGGCCAGCTCTACATGCAGCAGGGCAAGTACGCCGAAGCGGCCCGTAACTTCCGCCAGGCGACCGTACTGGCCGAGGACGAGCCGGCGATCAAGGAGCGGCTCGCGATGGCGCTGTTCAAGGCCGGCCAGCACCGCGAAACGGCCGACGTGCTGTCCAAGCTCGTTGCCCTGGAAACATTCGCCAAGCGGGCAGACCTCTGGGCGATGCTCGGCGAATGCCAGGTCATCCTCGGCCGGGCCCGCGATGCCCGCTACAGCTACGAGTCGGCAAGCCGTCTCGACGAGTTCTCCCCATCCATCTGGCGTGGGCTTGGCAGGGCGGCTTTGGAAAGCGGCGACCTTCAACGTGCGGAACTGGCGTTCAAGAAGTCGCTCCGCTTCGACGACGAGCGCCCTGAAACGCACCTGCTCCTCGGATATCTCTTCACCCGCCAGAACAAATTCGACGAAGCCCTCCAGGCGTTCCTGGCCGCGTCAAAACTCGATCCGAAAGACACCGTCGCGCTCTGCATGGTGGGCTATGTCTACGAGAAGAGCGGCAAGCCCGAACTGGCGGCGAAGTATTACGCACGTGCCCTTCAGATTCGCCCGAGCGACGAAATGGCCCGCAAGCTGATGGCCGGCGTGGAATGAGCGGGAATCGGGCGAGTGGCGTGATGGCGACGTTTGCGATGTGACGGGAGCGTTGGATTCTCGGAGCGTATGGTGCGGCGAGCGAACGGAATGCACATCCTCAGCCTCCTGTTCGCGTGCCTGGGCGCGTCGGTCGCGGGGCGCGTGCTCGCGTTGGATGCGCCGGAATGGCTCGGTGCGTCGGGCGCGCTGCTGCTGGTCGCCGGAGGGTGTGCACTGATCGCGATGCAGATCAATCGCCGCCAGTGGGGCGAGTTCATGGCCCGCAAGCTCCGCATGGTGGGGCAATTGGAATCGCAGGTTCGCGAGTTGGAAGCAAGGCTCAAGGTAGCCGAGTTGCGATGCCAGTCCGAAGAAGAAACCCTTGCCGGCGTTGCGGCGGCCGTCAATCCGCTCCTGCAGGCAGCACAGGCGGCCGAGGCAGCATCCGTCCCGGCGACCCGGCCTGCCGACCCGGCCAAACCCTCGGAAGAACTCATTCGCCTGATTAGCCACGAAGCGCGCACGCCGCTGGCGACCATTCACGCGTACAGCGAACTTCTGCTGGACGGCGAGCCCCTCGACGAAGCAACCCGTCTCGATTTCTTCGGCATCATCCACACCGAGACCGAACGCCTCTCACTGGTGCTCGACAGCCTGCTGAATCTCGCCCGGATCGACAACGGCGCGATCTCCGTGCGGACCGAAGTCACATCGCTCGATTCGCTGGTCGCGCCGGTGGTGCATGGGGTGATCGCATTGGCTGATCTGCGAAAGGTGACGGTCGAACTGGACCTGGCATCGGCGTCCCAAGTTGTCGAGGCCGATCGCGAACTCCTCGCGCAGGCGATCCGCAACCTGCTCGCCCACGTCGTGAAGCACGCCGGCCCCGGGGATCGGGTATCCGTCCGAACCAGCACAAACACGACGGATCGCAACGTTCTGCTGGAGATTACCGGCGATCGCACCGGGATTCCCCCAAAGGACCTCCCTCATCCGCTCGATAGTTTTTACGGCGGCGGAAAGAAGCACGATCGCACCGTGCCTCCGGGTGCCGCCGGGCTGGCTCTGTCGCGACGCGTTATCGAAGCGATACACGGCGGCGAAACGATCGTCCGTGTGTCCGGATCGGCCTGCACGCTGGGCTTTGCACTGCCGGTATCGCAGGCCGTGACTTTGACGCCAGCCGGCTTGCCTCCCGCTGTCTCGTTGTCGCCTGTCGAGGTGAAAAATGATTGAAACCCCCAACACATCCGGTGCTTCCGATGGCGAGAAGACCATCCTGGTTGCCGACGACGAGACTCACATTCTCAACGTCGTGTCGCTGAAGCTGCGCGGCGCCGGTTATCGCGTGCTGACCGCCTGCGACGGCCAGGAAGCACTGGACATCGCCGTGCGCGAGCACCCCGATCTGCTCATCACCGACTACCACATGCCCATGCTGTCGGGCCTGGAGCTGTGCCGCCGCCTAAAGCAGGACCCGACGACGGCGGGCATCCCGGCGATCATGCTGACCGCCCGCGGCTACCACCTGGAAGAACTCGAAACCAAGCAAAGCGGCATTCGCTGCATGATGAGCAAGCCCTTCAGCCCCAGGCACCTGCTGCTGACCGTGGCTGATCTGTTCACCGGAAAGGCCGCCTGATTCTGTCGCTCTAGCAGTTGTTCTACCCATGGCTTTGAAGACGACTCCCAATCTCGCGACACTTTCGTCGGCTAAGACGGGCGGCCCCGTGTCGTTGATGCACGATGGCTCGTTCGACGCACTCGCCGAGCGGTTCCGCTCCGGCGGTTTGCTGATCGCGCTTGTGCAGGTCAGTGGAGCGGTCGTCGAGTTTGATGCCAGGTCCGCTCAGTTCTTCCAGCACTACGCACTTCCCGCCTTGCGGCAGCCTCATCTGCTCGGCAATCGTGCGTTGCCCGTGGCGATCCTTGCCGGGACTGATGCGGTCCTCGCGCCGGCCGCTCTCGGCCTCAGGCAGATCCCGGGGATTCACCTCGTCGCGATTCCACTGGCCGAGAAGAAGACCGTGACCGGCGTGCTGATCGTCGCCGCTCGTGCCGACGCATTCTCGCTGACCGAAGACGTGCTTCGCGTGTGCGGAAAACTCGGTGTTGATTCCGAAGGGCTCCCGGCACTCGCCGACGAACTCCCCGGCTATTCGATGAACGCCCTGAATGTGCAGGCCGGCCTGATCGCGGCGGCGATCAAGGATCAGTCGCGCATCAGCGGACTCGAGCGCGAGCTCGACAGCCTCAGCCAGCACCTGTCCGACACCTACGAGGAACTGGGCCTCATCTACCAGCTTTCCAGCGGCATGAAGGTCAATCGCCGCACCGGCGACTTCTTCAAGCAGGCGTGC is part of the Humisphaera borealis genome and encodes:
- a CDS encoding serine/threonine-protein kinase; translation: MPNANQRVGEHVLQERIASGAFGEVWKANHHVWHDQLVAVKIPTDPNYVRDLQREGTAIHGLQHTNIVRAMGFDPYAETPYLVMEYVPGTSLRPLIVNKKLTPTDAIAVMKQVLAGLSYAHKNNVVHRDIKPENILVHERAFKDGFNTEGVVKVTDFGLGKSTAMRAESIALSQSSSGDHAREIAGTLEYMAPEQRQGAAVDGRADLFACGVVLYEMLTGEKPAGTDVPSDLNRQSPKHLDEVFRRSYARLDKRFASAEEMIQALTSAPPIPGGMKPKAGVPPLPTGRVVAPPPMTGKRTTCPQCRGAVDANDQFCMHCGVQMVENVRRCPQCGAYPDPTDHHCIFCGQTLTMEAGIR
- a CDS encoding protein kinase domain-containing protein, producing MYRPGRVKRFDFPPGKVVAGKYQIERELGSGWEGEVYSIVERTTGIRRAAKFYYPHRDPTGKAAITYARKLDALRHCPILMQYHHQEVAYFKKKKITVVISELVEGLKLSEFLQQQPGGRLSAFEALHVLHTLTRGIAPIHARGEYHGDIHEHNIMIRRQGIDFEVKLLDFFDLGRPGKDKIRKDVLNLVEVLHTIVGGREHYATQPKVIKAIVRGLKDTLILQRFQSAGDIQRHLENLDWE
- a CDS encoding prepilin-type N-terminal cleavage/methylation domain-containing protein translates to MYRTIRKSRSGFTLIEILIVVIILGILAAIVIPQFSSASNDARKSNVQTTVQTLRSQIALYKLQHQDALPDLVTNWDQLTKKTDATGSTTPAVGAQTFGPYMQDTPVNSLNSLSTVANGDGSAAAATSVGFVYDYAAAAGTGKIWGTDIDGKTLIP
- a CDS encoding prepilin-type N-terminal cleavage/methylation domain-containing protein; the protein is MTRSHPRSSVATRSGFTLIEILIVVIILGILASIVMPQFSNASTAARESTLREDLRYLRTQIASFKYQHRDVVPGYAGGDRSATPDEATFLDQMLRFSDEFCTTAASPSVTVRYGPYLTKMPPNPLNGKSGILVVTGASMPAADNSQPHGWIYNPELEKLQVNLEGFDSAGTPFANY
- a CDS encoding type II secretion system protein translates to MPATISRSSRRGFTLIEILGVVVILGIISATIIPQIATRDDQRAAAAARVVMSDLLYAQNRAVAQQKVHYVVFDVVNKNYKVLDKWSPATVIKNPVDGSTFQVYFGDASAGGLKEMSLVSAAFDGNSAIAFDAMGIPQSVNASTGALTPMTVGRVVVGSGTYQLTVTVSPFSGELTVQ
- a CDS encoding secretin and TonB N-terminal domain-containing protein codes for the protein MRKWTKAAGLLFLAASAVYSEGVLRAAPGNEAKNPTKSKGPVEVKPLEDAAPASTDVFADPTGTPADKAAPSTQPTAAVAAPKPAGATSVAVKDIGTVEVHVNDASLVEVLKMLSIQSQKNIVASKDVRGTITANLYDVTVKEALDAILKSNGYDYREKGNFIFVYTQKELEEMEKAAAVKKTEMFRLYYTPAANAANMIKPVLSTEGAVSFTTPAKTGIEAGGSDVGGNDHATEDLLVVTDFPERLDQVRAVLKEVDRRPQQILVEAVILRATLQENNDLGIDFTVLGGVDFNTLGGIGSATPSGSGVDQLLSGQIMNNSGAGGITDAGAFGGRAGGSGLKLGFVKNNVGMFLSALEGVTDTVVMANPKVLVLNKQKGEVHVGSQQGYRTAVATETLTADDVKFLDTGTRLAFRPYVGDSGYVRMEIHPEDSSGSVNAQGLPNKFVTQVTSNVMVKDGHTIVIGGLFRESTDRTRSQVPGLGSLPGVGPAFRRQTDNTVREEVIILLTPHIVKDEKSYTKYSEDQLKESERLRVGMRKGLMPWGRERMAEAWFEKAQSELRKENPDRQKALWYLNSATNLNPKFSEAVDLKSKVSGIEASASDNSSIKHFVAKMVMDEKGKEFKYPSDTPPIEVPSGERSVKAKKSDSEPKEVSAPSSQPALAEAPATKPVEAPVAAGPASQPTIAERKPDVPTESEPEVANKPEPVVPATKPVEPATTVTELPIETEPK
- a CDS encoding tetratricopeptide repeat protein; its protein translation is MSFRCIAQAFLPIAIFVSVTGCGSSDNKPSEKEVAQKRWAAARSGVMVTLAKDQYRNGDLDRARTTVDDALRLSPENPQARLVSARLYIEKSQLESAERELIAARAITPNDGEAYYLSGIVMQRWQKNDKALENYKIACEKSPAELAYVLAVAESLVSLDRANEALELLQSKADYFEHSGTIRDAIGQLYMQQGKYAEAARNFRQATVLAEDEPAIKERLAMALFKAGQHRETADVLSKLVALETFAKRADLWAMLGECQVILGRARDARYSYESASRLDEFSPSIWRGLGRAALESGDLQRAELAFKKSLRFDDERPETHLLLGYLFTRQNKFDEALQAFLAASKLDPKDTVALCMVGYVYEKSGKPELAAKYYARALQIRPSDEMARKLMAGVE
- a CDS encoding sensor histidine kinase; translation: MHILSLLFACLGASVAGRVLALDAPEWLGASGALLLVAGGCALIAMQINRRQWGEFMARKLRMVGQLESQVRELEARLKVAELRCQSEEETLAGVAAAVNPLLQAAQAAEAASVPATRPADPAKPSEELIRLISHEARTPLATIHAYSELLLDGEPLDEATRLDFFGIIHTETERLSLVLDSLLNLARIDNGAISVRTEVTSLDSLVAPVVHGVIALADLRKVTVELDLASASQVVEADRELLAQAIRNLLAHVVKHAGPGDRVSVRTSTNTTDRNVLLEITGDRTGIPPKDLPHPLDSFYGGGKKHDRTVPPGAAGLALSRRVIEAIHGGETIVRVSGSACTLGFALPVSQAVTLTPAGLPPAVSLSPVEVKND